Within Rhodothermales bacterium, the genomic segment CCACGCGCGGCACTACGGGCTCGCCCTCGCCTCGGCCGTCGACGGCGACGGGTGCCGGGTGTTCGAGCGCAGTCGGGTCGTGGCCATCGATGCCTCGGCCGGGGTGTGCCGGGTGGAGAACGGCGGCACCGTCGTGGCTGACCAGATCGTCCTCGCGACCCATATCCCATTCCTCGACCGGGGCGGGTTCTTCGCGAAGGTCTCGCCGCAGCGCACGTACCTCCTCGCCGTCGAGGTGGAAGAGCCTGCGCCCGAGGGGATGTACCTCGGCGAGGGGCAGCGGACACGGACGCTCAGGAGCGCTGAGGGAGGCAGGTACCTCGTCCTCGGTGGCGCCGGTCACAAGGCGGGGCAGGAGCCCGATACGCCGTCGTGCTACGACGAGATCGAGCGGTGGGCGCGCGAGAACTACACCGTCAAAAATGTCGCCTACCGGTGGAGCGCGCACGACTACGTCCCCGTCGACGGGCTCCCCTACGTCGGGCGGCTCCCCTTCGGCGCGGGGCGGGTGTGGGTCGCCACGGGCTTCAACAAGTGGGGGCTGACGAACGGGACGGCCGCCGCGCAGATCATCGCCGACGGCATCGCCGGGCGGGACAACCCGTGGGCGAAGACGTTCGACGCGAACCGGCACGACCTCCCCGAGTCGGCGAAGAAGTTCGTCGAGGAGAACCTCAACGTGGCCGAGCGCTTCGTCCGCGACCGCATCCGCCACCTCACGGGGGCCGACGTGGCCGCGCTGGAGCCGGACGAGGGCGCCGTCGTCGAGGCCGGCGGCGAGCGCGTCGGGGCGTACCGCGACGCCGAGGGCGCGGTCCACGCCGTCTCGCTCGTGTGCACGCACCTCGGCTGCCACGTGACGTGGAACCCGGCCGAGCGCTCGTGGGACTGCCCGTGCCACGGCTCGCGCTTCGACGTGGACGGCGCCGTGCTCCACGGCCCCGCCGTCCGCCCACTCGCCCGCAAGACTCTCGACGACGGCGACACGCACTGACGCCGCTCCTTACACGCCCCCACGCGCTCTCAGAGGTTCACCCATCCGCTCTTGTATGCCCCTTCTCCTCCTCGTTGTCGGACTCTCGCTCATCGCGTTCACGCTCTTCGACGCGCTCTGGACGACGATCGCGCCGCACGGCGCCGGCCCCCTCTCGAAGCGGATCGCCCGGGGGTGGTGGACGGCGAGCCTGTGGGTGCACCGACGGCGGGCGGGCGGCGCGCACGGCCTCCTGGCGTTCGCCGGGCCTGCCCTCCTCGTCGTCGCCTTCCTCGTGTGGGTGGGGCTGTTGTGGGCGGGGTGGACGCTCCTCTTCAGCGCAGAACCCGGAGCCGTCGTCGGCTCTTCGTCGAACGAGTCGGCCGACCTCGCCGGCCGCGTCTACTACGTCGGGTTCGTCCTCTTCACTCTCGGCACGGGGGATTACGTGCCCGTGGGTGGGACGTGGGAGGTGCTCTCCGCCCTCGCTTCGCTCAGCGGCCTCTTCGTCGTCACGCTCGCCATCACCTACGTGCTCTCGGTCGTCTCCGCCGTCGCGGCGAAGCGACGGCTCGCCGGCTCCATCCATAGCCTCGGTGAGACGCCGTCGGACGTCGTGCGCCGGGCCTGGGATGGGAGCGGCTTCGCGGGCCTCGACCAGCACCTCCCGTCGCTCGGCTCAGCGCTCGAATACCACGACCAGCGGCACGCTGCCTACCCCATCCTCCACTACTTCCACAGCACCGAGCGGCGGACGGCGCTAGGACCGGCCGTGGCCGTGCTCGACGACGCGCTCCTGATTCTGGCCGAGGGCGTAGCACCGGACGCACGCCCCGCGCCGGCCATCGTGGAGCCGACCCGCCGCTCGGTAGGCAGCTTCCTCGATACCCTCGGCGATGCGTTCATCGAGCCCTCGGACGACGTGCCTCCGACGCCGGATCTCGCGGTGGTAGCCTCGGCTGGCATTCCTACGGAGGCAGCGGGTGACTTCAAACGGGCGGTGGAGCGAGGGGCACACCGCCGCCGGCTGCTCCGGGGCTTGGTAGAAGACGGTGGGTGGTCGTGGACTGCGGTCGTCTCAGCCCGTCCGGGAGCGCAGTGAAGGAGTTTACCAGCACCAAGCGGAACGCGAGATTGGTCGGCAACGCCGAGGCTTCCGTGCCGTACTATCGAGGCGCTCCCCACGCCCTCCCCGATGGTACCCGATTCTTCCGCAGCGCCCGATGAGCAGCTTCCACCGACCGATGTGGTCGAGGAATCGGTGCGCCTGCTCAAAGGGGTGGCCGATCCGACCCGGCTCCGCATCCTCTGCCTGCTGCGGCAGGACGAGCAGAACGTCCACGCCCTCACCGACGCCCTCGACGTGTCGCAGTCGGCCGTGAGCCACCAGCTCCGCGTCCTCCGCGAGGCCCGCCTCGTGGCGACCAGGCGAGACGGCCGCCACGTCTACTACCGCCTCGCCGACGACCACGTCTACGACATCCTCTCGGCCGCGCTGGAGCACGGGCGCGAGGTCTGCTGATCGGCACGCCTGCATTGGTGAGGCGGTCTTGCTCGTGCGACGATTTCGTGAAGCGATTGCGCGCGGGAACCGGGATCCCTACCTTTCATATGAGCATTTGTTCATATATCGCAGGGCGCTCCCCGGCCTCATGCCTAGCCTCTCCAGCATCAAAACGCACTCCGCTCCGGCCGTCTGGCTGCTGAGCACGCTGATGCTGTTCGCGCCGCTGGGTGCCCACGCTGTCGGGGCCGTGCTCTGCATCGAGTCCGACGGCGAGGTCGCTGTCGAGCGCGCCGAGGGCGCGATGTGCGCGGAAGGGACAGGCGAGCACACCCCGCTCGGTGTGACGCACTGCGAGTCGTGCACCGACGTCCCGCTCCCGAGCGGTGGCGACGCGGAGTGCGCCTCGTTCAAGACGGAGAGCAGCCCGTCGGCGCAGACGTTCCTTCCCGTCACCGCGCTCCTCCCGGTACTGGACCGCCTCCCGGTCCAGGTAGCGTCTATGTCCAAGGCGGTACAGGTATCCCTGCCGTCGACCCCGGCTCCCCTCCGCAGCGTGGTGCTGCTGATCTGAGCCGCTCCTGATCCCGGCTGTCCGACGACCGCTCACGGTCCTCGTAACCGCAGCCGATCCCGACCGCCGTGCCCGTCTGGTACGGCCTTCGTCCACGATCAGGAGATCCAGGCACATGGTATTCCCCCCGCTCGCGCTGCGCCGACTGGCGTGGCTCGGGGCCGCCGCCGCATTCGTGGCCTTCGCCACCGGCTGCGCCGCTCCCTACGACCTCACCTATCCCGAACCGCGCCCGCTCGGCCCGGTCACCGCTTCCTACGTTCCGACTCCCATCGAGAGAGTCGAGTCTGAGAACGGTGCACCCAACAGCGTGGCGCTCGCAGAGCCGCTCACGCTGGACGAGGCCGTCGCCCTCGCGCTGGCGCAGAACCCCGACCTCCGCGCGGCGGCCCACGAGGTGCGCGCCCGCGAAGGCGAAGCGTACCAGGCCGCTCGCCTGCCCAATCCAGAGCTAGAGATCGACGCCGAAGAGTTCGGTGGGAGTGGCGACCGCACGGGCACGGATGCGGCCGAGGTCGGGGCGGGGGTCTCCCAGACGATCGAGCTCGGCGGGGACCGCCGCGCCCGTGCCGCCGTCGCCGCCCGTGGGGCTGAGCTGGGTGCGTGGAGCTTCGAGGCCGCCCGCCTCGACCTCATCACGCGGGTCCACCAGGCCTTCGCGTCCGTGCTCGCGGCCGAGACGCGGCTCGCCCTCGCCGAGGAGCAGCGCGACATCGCGGCCCGCTTCGCCGACGCCGTGACCCGCCGCGCTGAGGCGGGGGCCATCTCGCCGCTGGAGGCCCGCCGTTCGGCGGTGGCTGCCGCTACGGCCGAGGCCACCTTCGGGCGTGCCCGCCGCGCGCTCGACGCCGCCCGTGCTCGCCTCGCTCCGCTCATCGGTCTCCCGTCGGGCGGTCTCGACGTGGCGGGCGATCTCGACCGGCTAGGCGTCGTCCCGCCCTACGAGCGGCTCCTCCCCTTCCTCGCGCTCAACCCCGACGTGGCCCGGTACCGGACGGCGCTCGCGCAGGCCGAGGCGCAGGTGGCTCTCGAACGAGCCCGCCGCATCCCGGACCCGACGCTCCGGGCGGGCGGGACCTACTTCAACGAGGTGGGCGAGGCTGCTGTCACCGCGGGCGTATCGATCCCGATCCCTCTCTTCGACACGAACCGGGGCGCGATCCAGGCTGCGCGTGCGCGAGTGAGCGGGACGGCGGCCGAGGCCGAGGCCGCGCTGCTCCGCGCAGAGCGCGACCTGGCCGAGGCCTACGGCACCTACGCCGCCGCTGCCGAGGCCGCACGCATCCTCCGCGACGACGCCCTCCCCAACTCCCGTGCTGCCTTCGAAGGCATAGAGACGGGCTATCGGGAAGGCGAGTTCGACCTCCTCGCCGTGCTCGATGCGCAGCGCGCGCTCGTCGAGACGCAGAACGCCCTCGCCGACGCCCTCGCCGACGTCGCCCAGTCCCGCGCCGCCGTCGAGCGTCTCATCGCCACCCCTCTCGAAGCCGCCGCCGACGGCGTGCTCCCCAACCCCGACAACGAGTAGCGCCATGAACAAGCACACGAACCCCACCCCCCCGGTGACGCCGCCCTCTCGGCCCGACCGTTCCGTTCCCCCCCCTTCCGAACCAACACCGACCGCGCTCGGCTCCCGCGCCCGCCTGCGGACCTACCTCGCCGAGAACCGCCGCGCGCGCTTCCTCGCACTCGGCATGGGCCTCCTCGCCGTCGTCGTCCTCGTCTGGTGGTTCGTCGCACGGAGCGGCGAACCGCTCGGGGACGATGCCACCATCGAGACCGACGAGCACGCGGAAGAAGGGGGCGAGCACGCCGAGGAAGAGCTCGTCGTCCTCACCGCAGCCGAGGTCGAGGAGTTCGGGATCGACGTGCGGACGGCGGGGCCGGGCACGATGGCCGTCGAGAAGGAGCTGCCGGGCGAGGTCCGCGCGAATGAGGACCGCTACGCCCACGTCACGCCCCGCCTCCCCGGCATCGTCCGGAGCGTGAGCGTGAGCGTCGGCTCATACGTCCGGCAGGGCCAGACGATGGCCGTCATCGAGAGCCGCGAGCTGGCCGACCTCTCGGCCGAGTACCTCGCCGCCGTGGAGCGGGAGGAGCTGGCACGGACCTCGTTCGAGCGCGAGGAGCGGCTCTACGAGCAGGAGATCACCTCGCAGGCCGACTACCTCGAGGCGCGGCAGGAGCTGGCCGAGGCCCGCATCCGCACGCGCTCGGCCCGGCAGAAGCTCATCGCGCTCGGGTTCTCCGATGGCTACATCGAGTCGCTCCCGCAGCGGGGCGAGCGGAGCCTCGTTACCTACCCCCTCACGGCCCCGCTCTCGGGCCGTGTCCTCGAGAAGCACATCGTCGCCGGCGAGGCCGTTGAGGCCGACACCGACGCCTTCGAGGTAGCCGACCTCTCTACCGTTTGGGTGGACCTCTCCGTCTACCAGCGCGACCTCGGCGTCGTCCGCGAGGGGCAGGAGGTCGTTGTCGACGCCGGGCCGGCGCTCGGCCGCACGCGCGGGACGATCTCCTACGTCCGTCCCGTCGTGGGGGAGGAGACGCGGACGGCGATTGCCCGCGCTGTCATTCGGAACCCGGAGGGGATGCTCCGCCCCGGCCAGTTTGTCACCGGCCTCATCGCCGTAGATGAGGCCGAGGTCGAGATCGTCGTGCCCGAGACGGCCGTGCTCGACGTCGAGGGCACGCCCACCGTCTTCGTCCAGACGGGCGAAGGCTTTGTTCCTCGCCCCGTCGAAGTCGGCGACCGCACGGCCGACGAGGTGGCGATCACGAGCGGGCTCTCGGCCGGCGAGCGCTACGTCGCCGCCGGAGCCTTCGCGCTCAAGGCCGAGCTCGGAAAGGAGGCTTTCGGCGACGACGACGACTGATGGCGCGCCGACGCCCCCAATCCCTCGCACATCGAAGCACGACTGAACTCCCAACTCAATGGAAAAGATCATCCCGTTCGCGCTGCGGAGCCGCCTCCTTGTCCTCGCCCTCGGCGTGCTCGTCGTGGCCGCCGGGTGGTGGACCTATGAGCGCCTCCCCATCGACGCCTTCCCCGACGTCTCGCCATCCCTCGTCCAGGTCTTCACCGTCACCGAAGGGCTCGCGCCGGAGGAGGTCGAGCGCTACGTGACCTACCCCGTCGAGACGGCCATGAACGGGCTGCCCAACCTGGAGCAGATCCGCTCGGTCTCTAACTTCGGGCTGAGCGTCGTCAACGTCTACTTCGAGGAGGGGACCGACGTCTACTTCGCCCGCCAGCTCGTCGGCGAGCGGCTCCAGGAGGCCCGGGAGAGCATCCCGCCCGGCTTCGGCGAGCCCGAGATGGGGCCGA encodes:
- a CDS encoding FAD-dependent oxidoreductase, with translation MSRTDVPNPSLWLATATGVDYPALAPNERVRADVAVVGAGIAGLTTALLLKRSGVRVALVEAGRVCAGVTAYTTGKVSSLHGLTYRKLRASFGEETARAYGEANEAAIGLVAGLVDELGIECGWRRGPAFTYTTDRQTLGKIEEEVEAAQAAGLPASFTTDTELPFEVLGAVRFEDQAQFHARHYGLALASAVDGDGCRVFERSRVVAIDASAGVCRVENGGTVVADQIVLATHIPFLDRGGFFAKVSPQRTYLLAVEVEEPAPEGMYLGEGQRTRTLRSAEGGRYLVLGGAGHKAGQEPDTPSCYDEIERWARENYTVKNVAYRWSAHDYVPVDGLPYVGRLPFGAGRVWVATGFNKWGLTNGTAAAQIIADGIAGRDNPWAKTFDANRHDLPESAKKFVEENLNVAERFVRDRIRHLTGADVAALEPDEGAVVEAGGERVGAYRDAEGAVHAVSLVCTHLGCHVTWNPAERSWDCPCHGSRFDVDGAVLHGPAVRPLARKTLDDGDTH
- a CDS encoding two pore domain potassium channel family protein — its product is MPLLLLVVGLSLIAFTLFDALWTTIAPHGAGPLSKRIARGWWTASLWVHRRRAGGAHGLLAFAGPALLVVAFLVWVGLLWAGWTLLFSAEPGAVVGSSSNESADLAGRVYYVGFVLFTLGTGDYVPVGGTWEVLSALASLSGLFVVTLAITYVLSVVSAVAAKRRLAGSIHSLGETPSDVVRRAWDGSGFAGLDQHLPSLGSALEYHDQRHAAYPILHYFHSTERRTALGPAVAVLDDALLILAEGVAPDARPAPAIVEPTRRSVGSFLDTLGDAFIEPSDDVPPTPDLAVVASAGIPTEAAGDFKRAVERGAHRRRLLRGLVEDGGWSWTAVVSARPGAQ
- a CDS encoding metalloregulator ArsR/SmtB family transcription factor codes for the protein MVPDSSAAPDEQLPPTDVVEESVRLLKGVADPTRLRILCLLRQDEQNVHALTDALDVSQSAVSHQLRVLREARLVATRRDGRHVYYRLADDHVYDILSAALEHGREVC
- a CDS encoding TolC family protein gives rise to the protein MVFPPLALRRLAWLGAAAAFVAFATGCAAPYDLTYPEPRPLGPVTASYVPTPIERVESENGAPNSVALAEPLTLDEAVALALAQNPDLRAAAHEVRAREGEAYQAARLPNPELEIDAEEFGGSGDRTGTDAAEVGAGVSQTIELGGDRRARAAVAARGAELGAWSFEAARLDLITRVHQAFASVLAAETRLALAEEQRDIAARFADAVTRRAEAGAISPLEARRSAVAAATAEATFGRARRALDAARARLAPLIGLPSGGLDVAGDLDRLGVVPPYERLLPFLALNPDVARYRTALAQAEAQVALERARRIPDPTLRAGGTYFNEVGEAAVTAGVSIPIPLFDTNRGAIQAARARVSGTAAEAEAALLRAERDLAEAYGTYAAAAEAARILRDDALPNSRAAFEGIETGYREGEFDLLAVLDAQRALVETQNALADALADVAQSRAAVERLIATPLEAAADGVLPNPDNE
- a CDS encoding efflux RND transporter periplasmic adaptor subunit, with the protein product MNKHTNPTPPVTPPSRPDRSVPPPSEPTPTALGSRARLRTYLAENRRARFLALGMGLLAVVVLVWWFVARSGEPLGDDATIETDEHAEEGGEHAEEELVVLTAAEVEEFGIDVRTAGPGTMAVEKELPGEVRANEDRYAHVTPRLPGIVRSVSVSVGSYVRQGQTMAVIESRELADLSAEYLAAVEREELARTSFEREERLYEQEITSQADYLEARQELAEARIRTRSARQKLIALGFSDGYIESLPQRGERSLVTYPLTAPLSGRVLEKHIVAGEAVEADTDAFEVADLSTVWVDLSVYQRDLGVVREGQEVVVDAGPALGRTRGTISYVRPVVGEETRTAIARAVIRNPEGMLRPGQFVTGLIAVDEAEVEIVVPETAVLDVEGTPTVFVQTGEGFVPRPVEVGDRTADEVAITSGLSAGERYVAAGAFALKAELGKEAFGDDDD